One window from the genome of Acinetobacter sp. ANC 7912 encodes:
- a CDS encoding SDR family oxidoreductase, producing MHSIFISGAAQGIGAAVASLFYQQGYKVGIYDLNTTLAEQLAQKLGPHAHAGYLDVASYDSWQTTLNDFANWAGEINILVNNAGVLYSGNFEQIPIESHHQIIDINVKGMLNGCHAAFPFLKRASFARVINLSSASAIYGQADLASYSTSKFAVRGLTESLDIEWHKHGIRVMDVMPLFVNTAMVQDMQAESIKTIGVHLNAEDVAWDILKLVQRKDHLLTPTHRLVGFRSQFLFHLSRLSPQFVNRLSNLWIARKS from the coding sequence ATGCACAGTATCTTTATTAGCGGTGCAGCACAAGGAATTGGTGCCGCGGTTGCGAGTCTTTTTTACCAGCAGGGTTATAAAGTCGGGATCTATGATCTGAATACCACACTGGCTGAACAGTTAGCTCAAAAGCTTGGCCCACATGCGCATGCAGGTTATCTGGATGTTGCCAGTTATGACTCCTGGCAAACTACTTTGAATGATTTTGCAAACTGGGCGGGTGAAATCAATATTCTGGTGAATAATGCCGGGGTACTGTATTCTGGAAATTTCGAACAGATACCTATTGAATCCCATCACCAAATTATCGACATCAATGTCAAAGGCATGCTCAATGGCTGTCATGCCGCTTTTCCTTTTTTAAAACGTGCGTCCTTTGCCCGAGTCATAAACCTGTCGTCTGCTTCTGCAATTTATGGACAGGCCGATCTAGCTTCCTATTCCACCAGCAAATTTGCAGTACGTGGCCTCACGGAAAGCCTGGATATTGAATGGCATAAACATGGCATCCGGGTTATGGATGTAATGCCGCTATTTGTAAATACAGCAATGGTGCAGGACATGCAGGCGGAAAGTATCAAAACAATAGGCGTGCATTTAAATGCCGAAGATGTGGCTTGGGATATCTTAAAACTGGTACAGCGCAAAGATCATCTACTGACCCCAACGCATCGTCTGGTCGGTTTTAGAAGTCAGTTTCTGTTTCATTTGTCACGACTAAGCCCACAGTTTGTCAATCGGCTCAGTAATCTATGGATTGCCCGAAAATCCTAG
- the mazG gene encoding nucleoside triphosphate pyrophosphohydrolase, translating into MEQLLNIMRELREKCPWDRQQTPESLTRYAIEEAYEVEAAVRSGKAEDVRDELGDLLLQVVFQSQLYSEQGAFDFQDVVQAITDKLIRRHPHVFQAEQFAKLSPEDVSVLWKEIKAKEKQGKPYSRLDEVKHAPALVQADEIQKNVAKIGFDFPDVVGAMGKLEEELEEFRQALAGQNSDEIQDEFGDCLFSLINVGRKLGVSSEMALLGTIHKFRTRFALMEHQAKAQNLNIEDLSLTELDQLWEQAKQQLKQQANHDQNHLSSKIPEAD; encoded by the coding sequence GTGGAACAATTACTGAACATCATGCGTGAATTACGTGAAAAATGTCCTTGGGATCGGCAGCAGACTCCAGAATCCTTGACCCGTTATGCGATTGAAGAAGCTTATGAGGTTGAAGCTGCAGTGCGTTCCGGCAAGGCTGAAGATGTACGTGATGAACTTGGCGACCTGTTATTACAGGTGGTATTCCAGTCGCAGCTGTACAGCGAGCAGGGTGCATTTGATTTTCAGGATGTGGTGCAAGCAATTACGGATAAATTGATCCGCCGTCATCCACATGTGTTTCAGGCGGAGCAATTTGCCAAATTGAGTCCGGAAGATGTTTCTGTATTATGGAAAGAAATCAAAGCTAAGGAAAAGCAGGGCAAGCCATATTCACGGCTAGATGAAGTCAAACATGCACCGGCCTTGGTACAGGCTGATGAAATCCAGAAAAATGTGGCAAAAATCGGCTTTGATTTCCCTGATGTTGTCGGTGCTATGGGTAAACTCGAGGAAGAGTTAGAAGAGTTTAGACAGGCTTTGGCTGGACAAAATTCCGACGAAATTCAGGACGAGTTTGGCGACTGCTTATTTTCACTGATCAATGTTGGTCGTAAACTTGGGGTTTCGAGTGAGATGGCGCTGCTTGGAACCATTCATAAATTCCGCACTCGATTTGCCCTGATGGAGCATCAGGCAAAAGCACAAAACCTGAATATAGAAGACCTGTCACTGACTGAACTGGATCAGCTGTGGGAGCAGGCGAAACAACAATTAAAACAACAGGCGAACCATGACCAGAATCATTTATCCAGCAAAATACCGGAGGCTGATTAG
- a CDS encoding ComEA family DNA-binding protein has protein sequence MTRIIYPAKYRRLISALIFISSILSSSFSAVQAESYAEWKARQEQHDARLKQQQATQQINPSSHYLSKPTLSAVSSADKIRLNSATAEQLQQLHGIGQKKAEAIIEYRNTHGKFKRIEDIQLVKGIGPALFAKNQARLAL, from the coding sequence ATGACCAGAATCATTTATCCAGCAAAATACCGGAGGCTGATTAGCGCTCTGATCTTCATTTCATCTATACTGAGCAGTTCTTTTTCTGCTGTCCAGGCTGAAAGTTATGCAGAATGGAAGGCTCGACAGGAACAGCATGATGCCCGATTAAAACAGCAGCAGGCTACTCAGCAGATCAATCCTTCCAGCCATTATTTAAGTAAGCCGACTCTTTCAGCTGTTTCAAGTGCAGATAAGATCCGGCTCAATTCTGCCACGGCTGAACAGTTGCAGCAGTTGCATGGCATTGGTCAGAAAAAGGCTGAAGCGATCATTGAATATCGTAATACCCATGGCAAGTTTAAACGCATTGAAGATATTCAGCTGGTAAAGGGCATCGGTCCGGCTTTATTTGCCAAAAATCAGGCGCGATTGGCCCTGTAA